A region from the Cannabis sativa cultivar Pink pepper isolate KNU-18-1 chromosome 9, ASM2916894v1, whole genome shotgun sequence genome encodes:
- the LOC115723463 gene encoding 25.3 kDa vesicle transport protein SEC22-1 translates to MVKLTMIARVTDGLPLAEGLDDGRDIRDVEFYKQQVKALFKNLSSGQNEPSRMSVETGPYIFHYIIEGRVCYLTMCDRAYPKKLAFQYLEDLKNEFEHVNGAQIETAARPYAFIKFDTFIQKTKKLYQDTRTQRNISKLNDELYEVHQIMTRNVQEVLGVGEKLDQVSQMSSRLTSESRIYADKARDLNRQALIRKWAPVAIVLGVVFLLFWAKNKLW, encoded by the exons ATGGTGAAGCTAACAATGATTGCTCGTGTTACTGATGGTCTTCCACTAGCAGAGGGACTTGATGATGGCCGTGATATTAGAGATGTTGAATTTTACAAACAGCAAGTCAAAGCTTTGTTTAAGAACCTCTCAAGTGGCCAAAATGAGCCGTCAAGGATGTCAGTTGAAACTGGACCTTACATTTTCCA CTATATAATAGAAGGTCGTGTCTGTTACTTGACAATGTGCGACCGTGCCTACCCAAAGAAACTTGCTTTTCAATACCTTGAAGACCTCAAGAATGAATTTGAGCATGTTAATGGGGCACAAATCGAAACTGCTGCCAGACCTTATGCCTTCATTAAGTTCG ATACATTTATACAGAAAACAAAGAAATTGTACCAGGACACTCGTACTCAGCGGAATATCTCGAAGTTGAATGATGAACTCTATGAAGTCCACCAGATAATGACTCGAAATGTGCAGGAAGTCCTTGGCGTTGGTGAAAAGTTAGACC AGGTCAGTCAAATGTCTAGTCGTTTAACATCAGAATCGCGCATATATGCTGATAAGGCTAGGGATCTAAATCGTCAG GCTTTAATTCGAAAGTGGGCTCCAGTTGCCATTGTTCTTGGTGTTGTGTTCCTCCTCTTCTGGGCTAAAAACAAGCTCTGGTAA